A stretch of Chlamydiota bacterium DNA encodes these proteins:
- a CDS encoding aldehyde dehydrogenase EutE, translated as MNLTEAQIAAIVDNVIRRLAEEGAVEKAAAAGVSPGDGVFPDVDSALKAAELSQRELEAQSLDMRREIIAVLRRTAEENAQTLARMAVDETKLGRYEDKIKKNLCVARLTPGTEDLRPIAWTGDHGLTLVERAPYGVIGSITPCTNPSETIICNGIGMIAGGNSVVFNPHPTAKGTSAFTVRLLNKAIAAAGGPRNLLCCIGEPTQETAGEMMKHPKVRLVVVTGGGGVVKAAMNSGKKAICAGPGNPPVVVDETADIAKAGKDIVAGASLDNNIICVDEKELIAVESIADRLKAEMKAHGAHEVTGRDIERLTNLVISKRNAPPHESVVNKQWVGKDAAVILKELGISAPAETRLVLVDVERDHPLLWSEQLMPVFPMTRARHVDEAIDLALEMEHGYRHTASMFSRNIEKLSKMARLVNCSIFVKNGSNGCGLGLGGEGYTSFTIASPTGEGLTSAKDFTRVRRCTLVDYFRIV; from the coding sequence ATGAACCTCACCGAAGCGCAGATCGCCGCGATCGTCGACAACGTCATCAGGCGCCTCGCCGAAGAAGGGGCGGTCGAGAAGGCCGCGGCGGCGGGCGTCTCCCCCGGCGACGGCGTCTTCCCCGACGTCGACTCCGCCCTCAAGGCCGCCGAGCTGTCCCAGCGCGAGCTCGAGGCCCAGTCGCTCGACATGCGCCGCGAGATCATCGCCGTGCTCCGCCGCACCGCCGAGGAGAACGCCCAGACGCTCGCCCGGATGGCGGTGGACGAGACGAAACTGGGCCGCTACGAGGACAAGATCAAGAAGAACCTCTGCGTGGCCCGGCTCACCCCGGGGACCGAGGACCTCCGCCCGATCGCCTGGACCGGCGACCACGGCCTCACCCTCGTCGAGCGCGCCCCGTACGGGGTCATCGGCTCCATCACCCCGTGCACGAACCCCTCCGAGACGATCATCTGCAACGGGATCGGGATGATCGCCGGCGGCAACTCCGTCGTCTTCAATCCCCACCCGACCGCCAAGGGCACCTCCGCCTTCACCGTGCGGCTCCTCAACAAGGCGATCGCCGCGGCCGGAGGCCCGCGCAACCTGCTCTGCTGCATCGGCGAGCCGACGCAGGAGACGGCGGGCGAGATGATGAAGCACCCGAAGGTGCGGCTCGTGGTGGTGACGGGCGGCGGCGGGGTGGTCAAGGCCGCGATGAACAGCGGCAAGAAGGCGATCTGCGCCGGCCCCGGGAACCCCCCGGTGGTCGTGGACGAGACCGCCGACATCGCCAAGGCCGGCAAGGATATCGTCGCGGGCGCCTCCCTCGACAACAACATCATCTGCGTGGACGAGAAGGAGCTCATCGCCGTCGAGTCGATCGCGGACCGGCTGAAGGCGGAGATGAAGGCGCACGGGGCGCACGAGGTGACCGGGCGCGACATCGAGCGCCTGACGAACCTCGTCATCTCGAAGCGCAACGCCCCGCCGCACGAGAGCGTGGTGAACAAGCAGTGGGTCGGCAAGGACGCCGCGGTCATCCTGAAGGAGCTCGGCATCAGCGCCCCCGCCGAGACGCGCCTGGTGCTGGTGGACGTCGAGCGGGACCACCCGCTGCTCTGGTCCGAGCAGCTGATGCCGGTCTTCCCGATGACGCGCGCCAGGCACGTGGACGAGGCGATCGACCTCGCCCTCGAGATGGAGCACGGCTACCGCCACACCGCGTCGATGTTCTCCCGCAACATCGAGAAGCTGTCGAAGATGGCGCGCCTCGTCAACTGCTCGATCTTCGTCAAGAACGGCTCCAACGGCTGCGGCCTCGGCCTCGGCGGCGAGGGGTACACCTCGTTCACGATCGCGAGCCCCACCGGCGAGGGGCTCACCTCCGCGAAGGACTTCACACGGGTGCGGCGCTGCACGCTCGTGGACTACTTCCGGATCGTCTGA